In the genome of Columba livia isolate bColLiv1 breed racing homer chromosome 1, bColLiv1.pat.W.v2, whole genome shotgun sequence, the window GAGATGTGAAGGTCTCTGCTGGATTCAGACAGTGACTAAGAGATTCCAATCCCATACACAATTTTGGTCAAGTTGCTTACAGCTGCCCCCTACATTAGTGCATTTGACGTTCAGCACTTTCAGAAAAAGGAGGCTGTATTTCCCACTTTATCCATTTGTAGAATTGGAATAATCAACACCATTCCTTTCACGCAAGGAGAGCAAGATTTAATAGCTAAAATATCTACACTATTTAGGCATTATAAATCCCTCTTGGTTTTCCTGAGAACATGGCAGAGGCAGCTCAGATagttcattctcctttcctgcTTTTGCAGACCCttcactgcagcacagaaacCAGCCACCTATGGAAGGAGTCAGAACAGGGCTGCCCATGCTGCCCAGCCCACTGCCTCTGCAGTTGCCACTGGGAGCCACTGCTGCTCCAGAATGTCAGTAGCTGCAAGGACTGGATCCAGACCACAGTTCCCCACTCCTTCCCAGTGATTTGGGGATGTGCAGACTTAGAGGTCATGCTTCAGTTATTAGAGAGCGTGCCATAGCAGCGAACATTAGACACGGTGAGGGCAGCATATAATTAGAAAACATATAGCATAATATAATCCTGCTCCTAGATACTACAGTAAGAGAAACAATATATAGAAAGGATAAAAACAGGAGGGATACCAAGTTTAGTGAAGGATCATACTTAAACGTGCATGTGTTCATGTGGAAGGGATGGTAGAGAGCCCCAAGCATGCAtgcccacatctcccccttcccaTGTGTAGAAGTTTCATAACGTGGCTCTTTTCCAAGTGCATTAGAATATTCTGCAGAAAAAGTGTGATTTTTAACAAATAATTAAGGTAGTTAGAATTAACGAAGAATTCCACGCAATGAACATGGAACAGATTCTCTGGAACACATTTCCAAAGAGAGAGACCTCTTTGCAAATACAGGCGCACCCTCTAGTGTTCAGAGACAGGTGGAGCACTTTATTCTTGGTTTAAATAAACTCCCTGAAATTATCAGTAATAAACCGACTTTGTTTGCCATCTCTTCCTAGTGCACTATGCTCAAAATGAGCAATCTCGTCAGAGGAGGTATAAATGACTAAATGATAAAGCACAGATCACCACAGCCTGGGATATAAAGTCCTTTCATGTAAGAAGACTGCTGACACACTGGTTATGTGGCCTTCTTCAATACCCAGACTCCAAAAATTCCCATGCCATGTGTTTTAAATGAATGTCAGAGCTGTCCACTCCGGGACAacttcacacagaatcacagagtgttagagattggaagggacctccgtTGCAACGGTCACCTCACAAAGTTTATCTCACACTTAGAACATACATCTCTGTTAGGCATCAGTgcgagaaaaaaataatttctacctTTCATATGTGCTCACTTGATCAGGGGATATTCTCATTATACATGCATATACTTGCTAAATTCTCTTTCTCAGTATTAAGTTGTGGCACTGTGTTCCACAGCTCATCTGTACAACATTTACTTCCTTTATCAAACTTTACCCTGTTTTTGATTTCCATTTTGTTGGCTGGGAGATAGCTACTGGGTTCTACTCACAAAACACTACCGAGTGACCTTGGAGTGTTGCTAAGGCACCAGTGCCTCTGGTTTCCATCTGTGTAAGTACACAAGTGAACACAAACAGTTTGGGAGGATTAGGTGAAGCACAGTGCTTACTTCCAGGAAATAGTACTTTCGGTGATTATTCCTGGTAGCCACGATTACAGTTAAAGGTCATTGTTCACAGAAAAAGCCCCCTTCAGACTCACAGCAATCAGTGTTCCCTACCAACACCATTTCTCACCAGACAGATAATGATTGACAGAGTATCCCACCTGGATATACTAGATCACCATAATATTTTAGAAACTGACACCAAAATGCTCAACTAAACAGCCAGAAATACTTTTCAGAGACGCGCTATGCCCTTGGCTTAAATGAAACAGATACTGTTgaacagaaaaggagagaaggttCACTTTTCAGTGCTTAGCCACTGGCCACCAAGAGAGGGGCTGGAGAACGCAACACATGAGATGAGGCTGGGAGAATCGAACCTGCTCAGCTtgaagggaaggctgagggtGACCTTaccgctgtctacaactacctaaCTGAAAGACACCAAAAAGACAGGGCTAGACTCTTCTCAAAGATGCAAAGTGATGGCAAAAAATGCAAAGGACACAAGTTGAAAGATGGGACATTCCAGTTAcatactaagaaaaaaaaaaaaaaaacaaaaacaccaccaagaGAGCGatcaaacactggcacaggctgcccagaggaggTATGCCATTTCCATCTTTGGAGATGTTCAGGACTTGCCTGGATGTGGCctggagcagcctggtctgGTTAGACCTATTTTGAGGAGGTtggaggtctcttccaacataaatgatgattctgtgattcttataATATAATAGCTTGGCAGCTCCTTTCCCAAAGGTAATGTCTGTCCTTCCAAGGTTCTCTAGAACACACACCAATCTGTTGGGTTCACATATTAACAACAGTCAACATGTGCTTTCAAAAAATTAAGAGCTCTGACACAACATTCTGAAGTATAAATTTTATCCACATCAAATCTACCTAGAACAATTCTCTAAATAACCACTGGCTCTGTCATCAAATCCTATTACGCTTTATTGccaactgaaataaaagtttgtAACTTTTCTTTATTCCTGGCAATGGTTCACCGAGTATTTCCTAAATTTCTTCAGTTTATGAcaattataaaagaaaaaacaaacatactaTTAGAATAGAAGTGTCAAAAGTATTAAGAACTGTACCTACAACCTGAAGGGTCCGGAGAGACAACTCTGGGTGATAAAGGAAGATTAGTATCGATTTTATCATTAGGTAATGCTAGGTAACTTTGACTATCACACTCTCAACTATTTGAGCCACTCCATCAGAAGAGCCATCAATACATCTAAAATTACTTTCAGAGAGATGGCAATTTCTGCAAGCCAAAGCCAAGACTTGGCTAGAGTAGGAGGTAATTTATCTCATGGATTCTGAACCTTCCAACTTTATATTTGTAGGATGATATTTTATATAGCAAAGATGACAGCATCAAACCCAAAATGAGCTCCTGGAACAAAGGAAAGTTAtatttttcagcagttttcatttGGCTGTCAGAGGGTCAAAGATTCTGTTGTTTTATCAGCTACATCATCTGCAATGTACATAGCCTATCTGCTCCAGAAGTAAATGAACAATATTTGTAAACACtagcttaaggaaaaaaagtgacacATTTTTGATGTTCATAGGAAAGCTCACCAGGCAATAAGCCTTAAAGGCTACCTGacagcattttctttattttttcctcacactgcatacactgttttatttttccctgggATGAAATGTTGCAAATGACAACCACTAAGGAAACTTGTCTTTGTCGTTATTTGTGCCATGCAAGCTTACAACTGAAAGGGTCAGGCTACTTTGTATctgaaggggggaaaaaaaaaaagtaatcaccAGCTGGCACTCTAAGGAAACTGAGTCTTGTTTTAAGACTAAAGCAGCAAATCTCCTAAGCATTAGGAAAGTGCATTTTGGGGAGATTTTGCATCTTTTCCTGGAACAGAttaaaatgccctttttttttttttaaagggcaaCTATTTTGCAACAAAACGTACatcatttgaaagaaaagctaTCTTATAAATGTGCACTTGTTCAGGAAAGTCTATCAGCAGGAAGAAGTTTTGTCTGTTTATATGATCAACACGGACTGACAGCTCTTCACCAAAGTTATCCCATTTTACCAGTTAATCCGCTATGGTTGATATTATTGGTTCTCAAATGAAACTCCTGTAAACCAAGGTATATTCCACAGCTGCCCTAAGACCTGTATTGCCTTTATAAAGTCTTCAGCTGAATATTTGATCACAGCATGATATACTGGACCTGTGGAAACCAGTATTCACTGTTGTCAAGTTCTAGAAATGGCTGATTCACTTCCTATTTTCAAAGATCCATTttcaaaaagatgaaataaGTCTTCCCCATCAATTAATCaaagtattttgaagaaaatattcatttttcttccctgcctaAACTGAGGATTTCCATGATGATATTTTCTAAGCTGGAGGTTCTGCCAATGAACTGATGATAATAACAACATTAAGGACTTAACATACAAGTTGTAAAATTTTCTGTTGAAGTGAGCTGACCTGCTCATCTCCAAATATACTCAAAACTGTGGTCAAAATTACAAGACAACACACCTGGCTTTTATGTGCCTCAATTTCTTTATGAGCAAGATGGAAATAACATTTATCTATCCTGTTGTTCAAAGAGTCTTTGTAGTGTAGGCTGCAGTTGTCAGGTGTGCAGGGGTAAGAATAACTGTTTTGAAGAGTGGAGGGAAAGGAAGTCATCCAACTGTACCTATGTACACATGTGATTACATGAACAGCACCATTAAAGAGTAATGAACTCCCACAGCCAAGTGAGGCAGCACACCTTGAGTGAAGATAAGCAAGTTTCCCTTTGGGAATTTCCTACCTACACAGCAGCCACGTGTCACACCTGTACAATCAAGACACCAGAATGCATTAGAGCTTATTTGAAATGCGGTCATCTGATGACAGTAAAAACTCTTTTTCAATGATCAGCAGACATATAAGCCAAAGTGCTGTCATAGAAAGACAAATAACTGAAGgatatttcagaatatttctcCCCTTAGCTTCCACCACAGTTATCTGCCCAGTATTACAATACACGGCACTACTTCCAGTGTGCTGCTTCCATATGGTTGAAGTACAGGGTCTAACATAAATACACTCCAAACTGATTCCACTAAAAGTTacaacatttttccttctgtggctGTGATATGACTTGtaataagggtttttttgtaagtATATACATTAAAACCAATGCAATCTATACAACTGACTGGGAGCAACACAGTACTAAAGGTTTGCCAAGCTTTCTAGCAGAAAATTCTCTACTTCCAGAATATAATTAGGTTCCTGTGGCTAAAATCCAGCTTGTAGATCAATATTTGAATCCACCGGAAggagttttttaaaatttttttgaTTCATTGTTCCCgagaaaagacattttgaaagtGTTTGAGATGGATCAGGTGTGTAAAGCTGTGGTGTCTAACAGTCGCATAACTTATTCCAGGCCCATTATGTTGTGTCCATACCTAATTGGACAGCACACATTCCCAAAAAATCGATTTTCCCATCATCTTCCAGCTACCAAATTACTCTTACTGTATTTTCGGAAACTGGCAGGAAGAAAGGTACATTAGTGGGAAAACAGGCGGCTTTGTAAGTATAAAAGAAGCAAGCAGGACTCTGTAACACTTGAAAGGCCAGAGAAAATCAAAAGGAGAGAGGTCCCAGGGCACTGGAGAAGGGTAGAAGAGTCAACCTAACTGCAGTCTTTGGGAAGACAATGGAACAAATTATTAAGCAGCCAGTCACTGAGCATCTAAGAAGACAATACAATAACAAAAAGAAGATAACATAAATGTGTCAAGAACAGTTTTTTGTCAAGAACAAACCTTTTTCTGACACAGTGAGCAAGGGAGAAGCCACAGACATGGTAAACTTGGTTTTTGATTGGGCTTTTAAGCTAAGTCACCTGAGAGTCTAACAAGCTGAGTAGGGGATTATGACCTAAACTGAAGAGCAGTTATGACTACATGTGAAGAAGTAATTAGGAATACTTCTCTTGCAAACAGCGAGTCAAATGGGCTTCCACAATGATCTTCTATGGACCTAgctttgtttcatattttccttACTACCCTGACAATGAAACTGAGAAAGCACACTTTCAGAATCTGGGCTGATAACTAAGGTGGGAAAGATCGCAAGCAGTTCAGTAAACATAAGAACAACTCAAAAAGATGTTCTGAAAATTCtacacagacagacacaaatTACTACAATAATGATCAAGGAAACAACTTCAAGGGGAAAAACTAGCCAGGCaacaaaaacacagtgaaaaaatctgaaagttaCAGTGGGTTGCAGTTAAGAGAGCAATGGCAAACTGGGCATTATGAAGGTCTAAGACACGAGAAACAAGTATTTTGCTCTGTTCAGCAGCAGTGAAACAGCAGTTGGCAAAAATGTACAGACTAAACAccacatttaaagaaaactgcagaCAAAGTAAAAACcctgaaactttaaaaacacaTGATCAGTAGGAAAATACTGAGCAAAAAAATTGTTTAGTGTAGAATAATGTGAAAAGATGAAAGTGTGAAGTCAAAATCTTCAAGTTCTTCTGCacataaaagacaaaaatagaaTATCTTTATACTCACCGAGGACAGAACAAGTAATCACTGCCTTCATTTGCAACATATAATATattaaggattaaaaaaaaaacctcaatgaACTATAAAAATCATCATGTAACAGAACTGTATCATTAGATCATGCATCTTGTGTCACTGAAAGCTTTTCAAGACAAATTAAACAAATTCAACATGAAATGTTTTGCTAGAAGTTGCTATAAGATTTGACACCACTTTAGTAAACCAGTTAACTTGGTGCCGCCTCAGAAATCAAGGGACGCTAAAAACACAGCACACTCATAGAGACAGTCAGCTGCAACGAAGCAATCATTTAACCTAAGTGATGTCTGTGTGAACTCACAAAGCAGGACTTCCACTGACGTGAATAAATTCAGCATGGGAGTTGAAAATTACAAATTTGCCTGGATTAAACAAAAGACCTGTAACCGCtctatttgaaaacaaacagtgGCATTCCTACTTAAGTGGCAAATGCTGATCTTGAGTTTGTGTTTTGAAAGTAAGGTGCAAACAAAGCTGCTACACAGGCTTAAGGAACCAATCTGAGCTGCTTGAGACAGGTGTTTAAAGCTGAGCACACTAGCAGGTGCATTGGCCAGGCTCTTGCATATGTGTTTGCGCACAAAATTTGATTAAAAGTTGTCGGGTTTTAATCAGCTTTGCAACAGTGGTTTTCACATGCCACCTTCCACAGAGGGGACTCAGTTGTTTAATCAGTGCAAACTGCTTTTTCATTAGTGCCCCCACAACGACATCCTGCCATCTTCCTTGCGTTACTGAACAGAAGATCCAGGCAAGAACGAAGACTGTGGCACCTTAAACATCTTATCTTCTTAAAACTCACCGGCTGCCTTCCCAATGGGCTCCTCGCGAGCTTCTGAACTAGCCTGTTCCCAATTCAGAGAGGTTTGGGTGCGCAAACAGCTTTCCGATTGGGTATGAACGAGGCCTAACGGCAGTTTAAAATTACGCGCTCACTGCATCTCACAAGATCCTTcagggaagagggaaaggaagggccGAGGCAAACCTCGAGCCGAGGCAAACCTCACGGGCGCCCACTGGACGGCACGGGCATGCGGGACACAGCGGTGGCACCTCCGGCCGCCCGCGGCCCGGGGAGCGCGGCCCCTGACGGGAGCCCCGCGCAGGCCCGGCGGCCGTTGTTCTGTCAGCTCAGCGTCACCTGCCCTGCGGCTGAGCAGCCTCGCGTCACGGCGCGGAGGTGCTGCCATCACTGCCCCCAGTCCCGCCCGTCCCGGCCGCTTGCCCCCCTGCCCGCCCGCGGCGGCGCTCACCATGGCGATGGCGATGGCGATGGCAGCGACCAGCCCGCCTCAGCCTGCGGCCGCGACGTGACGCCGCGCGAAGCCGCGCCCTGGCAACCGAAGCCCCGCCCCCGTGCGCGGCCCAGCGATTGGGGCCCGTCAGCCGCCAGCGCTCCGCCCGCCGCCGGAAGCGGAAGTTGGGAAAGGTGGTGGATGTGGCTGCCGTGGGGTCCGCAGCAAGCAGCGCTGCTGAGCGCTCCGGTAATGTTCCTTGGGGcaccgccgccgctcccgcggGGCGGCCCGGTCCGTCAGGGTGCTTGGGGCGGCCGGGAGTTGCGGCCGGGAGTTGCGGCCGGCCTTGTGGCAACAGGGCTGGAGCTTGAGGGCGGCcggggctgggctcctggggcaCCGAGGCGGGCGGGGGAAGGACTCGGTCTGGCTGCCAGGCCCGTTGCGTTATTACCCGTTCTCTTGGCTGATACCGCTGTGGGCTGCGAAGCCTCTTTTCCAAGGCGGTGGGTAATGTCCAGCTCTGGCTTACCGGCAGACTGAGGTGAGAGGGGGCACCTCGACCCTGGTAGCCGAGAAGAGGCGGGGGTCGAGTGGCGAGGGCTGGCCCGGTGGTGATTTTCTAGTGGTTTACTTGTGGGTCGTGACTCAGCTGTGTTAATACAGGATTTCCTTGCGTTGTGTGTTGTGGGGGGGGTTGCGTGGGGCACGGTGTTAGCTGAGAGGGGCTAATGATTCAACCAGTGAAATAGTTTTGCTtattggaaaataataaaaggggCATGTGTTTGGAGGCTTAGATTGAGACTTTGAAAGTAACAGAACAATAGGAACAGTATCATAACATGAACATTGAAGGACCAGGATCATCAGCAGGTGGTCTCAGATGAAGCAGCTAAAATCAAATGCTCATTATCAGTCTTTCGTTGATTATTTTGGTCTCTATCGGAGCAGGTACATCTTCATCATCCTCATTTTCCTCAGATGAGTAGAGACCCtcaataaaaaattaatgaatgGTAGTGTCTAGTACATCAGGGTATTAAATGAGCAAAAATGTAACTCCACCTATAGAAGCGATGGATAGCAAGACGTTCCTGTGTTTGTAGTTTGACAAGTCTCAAGGAGGGAAAgttgtttcttttatcttctggtcatcaaaaaaagataaacctctcttccagaaaacaaataatgaatCTAGAAAGCTGGCAGTAGTGTGCTCACTGCTCTTCAGGGCAGAGAGCTGTAGAAGTGGAAGTGAAAAAAGCTGTAGCTAAGCCTTTTCGGTTAGTGGCATAATGAAAGAAAGCGAGGACTTTCTGAGATCTCCCTTGAATGACACAGAGAGCTAAAGCAAAACACAGGGATATGGCAATCTAAAACTAATGTAGTTAATGGCAGATCATAGAAAAGAGGGGCGAGTGGCCTGGGGAGTTGGGAGCGGGTGGACCTGTGCATAAAGGAGGCAATGATCATTAGCATTTGTGGATAAAGGATAAAATGGGCCAAACTGCAAGTAAAGTTTTACTGCTGGCTTAAATTAAGCATGTGCAGCCACTCAGGGCACCACCACCCACTTTGGCTGGGGATTGACTTCGTTAAAAAAAGCTGTATTAGCAAGTAGGACTAAAGAAATTATGCAACAGTGCAGTTGCCATTGTTCTCTGCTGACTCTCGGTCTGCTTTAAGGACAGTGTGGGATTTCCCTTTCTTGTCGTTCTGTGTTGACCTTAGGTTTTTCCAGCACAGTCCAGCTGTTGTACTCCGTGAGTGTTACCGAGTTTTAAAGGGTAAGATGAGGGCTCACTGAAAAAAGGAGGGACACCAGAAGGAGAAATTTGAGGAAACTGGAACTGGGTGAGGAGTGAGAGATAGGAGTTTAAGTCCAGCTCTtagtaaaagaagaaacaagtgcCGGAAGTCTCACAGGCCACCTTCTTTTAACTCTTTGGATCCTGGTGTGGTTTTATGatttggggttggttggtttgtttggctttgttttttcttttgttttgggtttttttactgtgCCACTGAACTGGAGTTCAGAGGTTGTACTAGAAAACAAGGTAAACTAAGATTAATTGTTACTGTTACCTtgctaaagatttttttttttttcccttcctccccagaCTTACATAGTTAGGAAGAGCTGActgctaaagaaaaaatgacATCTCTAGAAAAAGGTAGGTGGTTTACTTGATATCTAAACAGACtggattaaaattaatttaaattctaAAGACCAAAGTTACGCTGTATGCCAGACTCCATTCAGTTAAACTTATTCTTTTTATGTAGCTGTTAGGGAGTTATTGTGTGACTTCATTATTGCAGTGAAGACAGGAACTGCCTGGATGGAACACTTCATTGAATACGAGTTTTTAATCCAGCTTTGTATTGAAAAACAAGTTTGTCACTGGTACTGTCACCTGTCTGTGCACTTGTCTGTCAGTCCTCCTCTAGTATTTAGAACATGTTGGTACTGGAAGTAGGGCAGTATAGTGACGCTACTACAACACTTCTCATGTTACTGCCACAGTATGTGTAGCTATATTCTAAGAAACTTCTGTGCTTTCACCCATTGTGAGGAAACTTTACTACAATAATATTTAATTGAGTGGAAACTTAGCGAACTGAAATCAAATGAATTTCAGTAAATGTTATCATGCATATTGGGGAATTCAGAGCAGAATGCAGCATTACTAGGAATACTGGGGTCTGATTAGAAATTAAGCAGAACTGGGTTGCTGGCTTCTCCCAAATGTTAACTTGGACAACTAAAATACATGGTAGGTGGTATTTAAAAGTCTGCTAAACTTCTTAAGGTGTTAGTAGCTATGCAGctaatttatttaattcttgcttttaaaatgacacTTTTCTGATTCTGTCAGCTCCCAAACCATGATTTTGCTTTCAACCTATAAATAATATTGTCAAGAATTTGTTCCATACTAGCTCTTTTTTATGTCTGCATTTAATCGTGTGTGGTAGCACAAAATTAAGGTGAATATAATTCAAGTCAAGGTTTGTGTCTTGTACTATTGGTATTAATGAGCAATAGGCAGTTGAGTAAGGCCTTTTCTTACTTGTGCTTGGTAACTGCTGCTGCCAAGGACTAGTTTACACGTGCCGTTTGCAGTTAAAATCTGTAactttgaaatacagaaattaagGGTTACAGTGAGATGATAACAAAGTGAAACGTGCTAAACTTTCCCTCCGCTGTTTCTAAATTTCAGTTGATGATGCCTCATCACCCATCCGAGGACCTGGAGATGGCATGGAAACAGAACAGACAACTGAATCGGTGGAAGTAATGACTGGAGCCAACACTGCGAACCATCGCATCCACCACAGCCCACATAAAAAGACGGTTTCTTCCTTGAGCCCTGGAGTTCTGCAGCTAGGAAAAATACATGCCGATAAATCAGTGGAGATTGAAGCTATTCGTATATTAGTCCCCAAAGCAGCTATCACCCATGTAGTTCCAGCGAAAAATGCTAAGGTAGCCAAATCAGTGGGACATAAGGGAGACACGTTACATCAGTCAGATGGACCCTCAGATCCCAAGAAAGAACAGATAgagctgaaaaatgcaattGAAAAGCTAAAGAATTCAGAAAAGCGGTTGTTACAGGATAAAGAAGGTCTCTCCAATCAGCTACGTGTACAGACAGAGGTAAGAAATTAAAGttcgttgttgttttttttctctcacgTCTGAGCTGCTTTGGGTTATATAGGCAGTTTGTGAATGCAAACAAAGAGAACTGCTGTGACACTCTAGCCTTTAAACAAACAGATTCCCTTTTGGAATTTATCAGCTAAGATACAGAGTTGAAGTACATTTTACTACTCCAGTGCTGCCTCTCTGACAACAGATACAAGTATTTAAGACTTGAAGCCAAGAGAAACACATTGGAGGGATACAGGGAAATGTATCTTTCATGAGAAAAGATTTTATTCCTCAACTCAACTGCTGAGTTTAAAATGTTATGCCATAGAGGGACTGACTGTAATTTTCTACATCATATAATCTGTGGATGTCTTGTGTAATCCTTTGGGTTTTTACTGATTCAGGATGTGAATACTGCTGAAACTTTGTTTCTTGTAGCAGGCATTCATTCTTCCTCTTTGGCCTCCATTAGAATTTAAACGATGTGTTAAATGTGCATTAGTCTCAAATGTTTATGCTTACTGGATTGGACTGTGAGATTTAATATACTCTGCATTGGATGCTTCTCATTCTGAAAAGAGGCAATTTATTGTTAGCAATTTGTACTAACTTGCATTGAATTCTGGTAGTAAGAGTTGTTTAGTTCTATATTGATAGTTACAATACAGTCTGGTCTAATTCTAGGTGAATCGGGAGCTGAAGAAATTACTTGTTGCTTCTGTCGGGGATGATCTACAGTATCACTTTGAACGGATGGCTcgtgaaaaaaatcagctaatCCTAGAAAATGAAGTCCTGGGACGGAATATGTCTCAGTTGTCTGAACAGCTAGAGCGCATGTCTATACAGTGTGATGTGTGGCGAAGCAAATTCCTAGCAAGCAGGTATTCCCTCTTACAGAGCTGTTCCAACAGCGTTCTCCTTCAGTCTTTTATTACATACACCCATTGCAACACCTGGCAATGTGCTTATGTACGCAGAGGACAGCCACAAAAGCTATATTGACATCTACTATGAAATCTGAGTATGCAGAAAAAGGTACAAAGAAAGTGAGCTCCTTGTAAATCTGAATAGCTCTGCTTTTCAAAGGTCATACAGTGGGTCCTAAACCTGCTAAAATCTTAACTACAGTTCTTGTTAACACAGTGAGAGAAGTTCTTCATTCTGATGGACTTTGTGCAGTCTAGGGTTTAAAAATGACTTCCAGGACAGCTGTCTTGCCTTAAAGGTAATTAGCTTGATTTTTCACCCCAATCTCCCAAGTCTGATACCATCATCAATGTGTGAAGTTGACTTGGTTAAGAAATCTGCTGACAGTGATTCAGGGATGTACTGGGAAGGGCAACTCAGCATGGGAGAAAGAGTAGGGGCACCTTTTCATTAAGCATGGATTATATTACTGCTAAGAACCCTACTGTTACTTCTATAACCATAAAATAATGGGTAGGAAAAGTCAGAAGCAAATATTAAGCTGGTCTGAATGTCAAAATCTCATTTGACAATGGATTAGACTTGTAACTTGCTAAGTGTAGTTGTCTTGCCTGATAGGTAAATAATGCTCTAggatttttaatcttttactGTACTTGGATATAATTCACTAAATTTTGGTTATGATGTTTAATGTGTATTGCAAAAAAGCCTTATTGCTTGAAGAAAATGGTAACAGAATACAGTGTCCTCCCTTTAATTTGCTGATAGTCCTAGCCAGGCAAGTGATACTATTGTAATTGTTTCTTTAGCATTAATAGGAGTTCTGAGATCAGGGATGCAAGTCCCTTCTAGGAATGACAATGTGGTGATGTGCTTGGAGTAACACTCTTCGATATTATAATATTCTGGTTTGTTGAGATCTCAGATTTCTAGCTGGTAGTTTTTCAAATGTCATTCTGGTTTTTGCAGTTGCAGTATCACAGGCATTTGAAATACCTGTTTGAGCGGTCTGTGTCAAGTCTCATGGCATAGCAAAATATGAGAACAGATGTCTCATTTGTGCCTCTTAAATGCTCATATCTGTCACATATAGCATCTAGTTATTGCCCTTGAGAAAGAGGTGAATGAATGCAGTCTGTAGCCATAGCTGTCACCTTTAGAAATGAGTATGAAAAGATGTGATCAC includes:
- the BLZF1 gene encoding golgin-45 — translated: MTSLEKVDDASSPIRGPGDGMETEQTTESVEVMTGANTANHRIHHSPHKKTVSSLSPGVLQLGKIHADKSVEIEAIRILVPKAAITHVVPAKNAKVAKSVGHKGDTLHQSDGPSDPKKEQIELKNAIEKLKNSEKRLLQDKEGLSNQLRVQTEVNRELKKLLVASVGDDLQYHFERMAREKNQLILENEVLGRNMSQLSEQLERMSIQCDVWRSKFLASRVMADELTNTRAILQRQTRDAQSAIQDLLNERDQFRQEMIDTQKLLEELMVSLQWGRQQTYYPNAQPYTTTELAAVNCKLAKAVSSHLLGNVGTNSPKKTSAAVEFCNTPAEKMAEMVLCALDPAASTEVSFSETSPSSFLSTKKNIGRFHPYTRYEDITFNCCNHCQGELVAL